A DNA window from Gigantopelta aegis isolate Gae_Host chromosome 4, Gae_host_genome, whole genome shotgun sequence contains the following coding sequences:
- the LOC121371255 gene encoding L-2-hydroxyglutarate dehydrogenase, mitochondrial-like isoform X1 — protein MSNTCSNMASVVPFLKTLNSNHSILQASKLINNYIFCRAKSSKSSKSEHDVIIVGGGIVGMATARELLMRHPALSVAVVEKEKGLASHQSGHNSGVIHAGIYYTPGSLRAKLCVEGLDLAYKYCDQFGVPYKKCGKLIVAVRPQEIARLDKLFERGVQNGVKDLRIVGSTEIKEIEPNCKGLKAIHSPHTGIVDWGLVTRSYGKTFQQLGGKIYTDYQVTSFTATKESKPGSQDGINFPITIYGKLEKNSPLRCKYVVTCGGLQSDRLAQLSGCDRNPRILPFRGEYLELVPEKHDLIRGNIYPVPDPRFPFLGVHFTPRIDGRVLLGPNAVLAFKREGYGYTQFSLSDMMDALSYSGLRKLALRNLKYGVEEMYKGIFYGAQVKQLQRYVPSLRLRDVKRGLTGVRAQAVDSNGNLIEDFVFDSGTGQLGKNIIHVRNAPSPGATSSLAIAKMIADKCQTKFDL, from the exons ATGAGCAATACTTGTAGTAACATGGCTTCAGTTGTGCCATTTCTGAAAACTTTAAATTCAAACCATTCCATATTACAAGccagtaaattaataaataattatatattttgccgAGCGAAGTCATCGAA GTCTTCAAAGAGCGAACATGATGTTATTATTGTCGGTGGAGGTATTGTTGGCATGGCAACGGCTCGGGAATTACTCATGAGACATCCTGCACTGTCAGTTGCTGTAGTTGAAAAGGAAAAGGGATTAG CATCCCACCAGAGTGGTCACAACAGTGGTGTAATCCATGCTGGTATCTACTACACCCCCGGATCTCTCAGAGCCAAGCTGTGTGTCGAAGGCCTGGATCTCGCATACAAGTACTGCGACCAGTTCGGAGTGCCATACAAAAAGTGTGGAAAG CTAATAGTTGCAGTAAGGCCACAAGAAATTGCTCGACTTGACAAGCTGTTTGAAAGAGGTGTTCAGAATGGTGTCAAAGATCTTAGAATTGTTGGATCAACTGAGATCAAAGAGATTGAACCAAACTGTAAA GGCCTAAAAGCAATCCATtctccacatactggcattgtGGACTGGGGTCTGGTGACCAGGAGCTATGGCAAGACGTTTCAACAGCTTGGTGGCAAAATCTACACAGACTACCAAGTGACAAGTTTTACTGCAACGAAAGAAAGCAAACCTGGAAGCCAAGATGGGATCAACTTCCCTATAACTATATATGGCAAACTGGAAAAG AATTCGCCGCTCCGGTGTAAGTATGTGGTCACGTGTGGTGGTCTGCAGTCTGATCGACTGGCCCAGTTGTCTGGCTGTGACAGGAACCCGAGGATTCTTCCATTCAGGGGAGAGTACCTAGAACTGGTGCCAGAAAAACATGatctcatcagaggaaacatttATCCA GTACCAGATCCACGCTTCCCGTTCCTGGGTGTCCACTTCACCCCACGTATAGATGGCAGGGTCCTGCTGGGTCCTAATGCTGTTCTAGCCTTCAAGAGAGAGGGCTATGGATACACACAGTTCAGTCTGTCTGACATGATGGATGCACTCAGCTATAG TGGTCTGAGAAAGCTAGCCTTGCGTAACCTCAAGTATGGTGTTGAAGAAATGTACAAGGGGATTTTCTACGGTGCTCAAGTTAAACAGCTTCAGAGATATGTTCCTTCACTCAGACTGAGGGATGTTAAAAg GGGCCTGACTGGGGTGCGTGCTCAGGCTGTTGACAGCAATGGGAACTTGATAGAGGACTTTGTGTTTGACAGTGGGACAGGCCAACTGGGAAAGAATATTATTCATGTGAGGAATGCACCATCACCAGGAGCTACCTCTTCTCTAGCAATAGCAAAAATGATTGCTGATAAATGCCAGACAAAATTTGACCTGTGA
- the LOC121371255 gene encoding L-2-hydroxyglutarate dehydrogenase, mitochondrial-like isoform X2, whose translation MSNTCSNMASVVPFLKTLNSNHSILQASKLINNYIFCRAKSSKSSKSEHDVIIVGGGIVGMATARELLMRHPALSVAVVEKEKGLASHQSGHNSGVIHAGIYYTPGSLRAKLCVEGLDLAYKYCDQFGVPYKKCGKLIVAVRPQEIARLDKLFERGVQNGVKDLRIVGSTEIKEIEPNCKGLKAIHSPHTGIVDWGLVTRSYGKTFQQLGGKIYTDYQVTSFTATKESKPGSQDGINFPITIYGKLEKNSPLRCKYVVTCGGLQSDRLAQLSGCDRNPRILPFRGEYLELVPEKHDLIRGNIYPVPDPRFPFLGVHFTPRIDGRVLLGPNAVLAFKREGYGYTQFSLSDMMDALSYRYDTVIRLWIHTVQSV comes from the exons ATGAGCAATACTTGTAGTAACATGGCTTCAGTTGTGCCATTTCTGAAAACTTTAAATTCAAACCATTCCATATTACAAGccagtaaattaataaataattatatattttgccgAGCGAAGTCATCGAA GTCTTCAAAGAGCGAACATGATGTTATTATTGTCGGTGGAGGTATTGTTGGCATGGCAACGGCTCGGGAATTACTCATGAGACATCCTGCACTGTCAGTTGCTGTAGTTGAAAAGGAAAAGGGATTAG CATCCCACCAGAGTGGTCACAACAGTGGTGTAATCCATGCTGGTATCTACTACACCCCCGGATCTCTCAGAGCCAAGCTGTGTGTCGAAGGCCTGGATCTCGCATACAAGTACTGCGACCAGTTCGGAGTGCCATACAAAAAGTGTGGAAAG CTAATAGTTGCAGTAAGGCCACAAGAAATTGCTCGACTTGACAAGCTGTTTGAAAGAGGTGTTCAGAATGGTGTCAAAGATCTTAGAATTGTTGGATCAACTGAGATCAAAGAGATTGAACCAAACTGTAAA GGCCTAAAAGCAATCCATtctccacatactggcattgtGGACTGGGGTCTGGTGACCAGGAGCTATGGCAAGACGTTTCAACAGCTTGGTGGCAAAATCTACACAGACTACCAAGTGACAAGTTTTACTGCAACGAAAGAAAGCAAACCTGGAAGCCAAGATGGGATCAACTTCCCTATAACTATATATGGCAAACTGGAAAAG AATTCGCCGCTCCGGTGTAAGTATGTGGTCACGTGTGGTGGTCTGCAGTCTGATCGACTGGCCCAGTTGTCTGGCTGTGACAGGAACCCGAGGATTCTTCCATTCAGGGGAGAGTACCTAGAACTGGTGCCAGAAAAACATGatctcatcagaggaaacatttATCCA GTACCAGATCCACGCTTCCCGTTCCTGGGTGTCCACTTCACCCCACGTATAGATGGCAGGGTCCTGCTGGGTCCTAATGCTGTTCTAGCCTTCAAGAGAGAGGGCTATGGATACACACAGTTCAGTCTGTCTGACATGATGGATGCACTCAGCTATAGGTATGATACAGTTATACGGCTATGGATACACACAGTTCAGTCTGTCTGA